From the genome of Methylocystis echinoides:
GAGACTGGATTTCGTCCTTCGTCGCCATTGTCTCGCGGATGGTCACCATCTCTGAGCGCATGCCGGCCATTTCGGCGCGGATCTCGCGCAGGATATGGACGACGAGGTTGTCGGGTTGTTCGCTCACGTCAGCGCACTCACTTTCACTCGAGCGTCAATAATGCGCGACCTCGAGCTCAAGCGCAATATCCTACAACCCCACCACCCCATTCAACGCCGCCGGCGCTGGGAGCAACGGATACTCGGCTTCGACGATATAGGGCCCGCCGCCAACCGAGTCGCGGGACGAATAGAGCACGAAGCGCTCGGCGGTGAATTTGAGCGGCGGGAAATAGCCGCGCGCGCCGAGATAGGCGGCGACCGAAGCCGAATTCGATCCGCGCAGCCGCGCCAGCGTCACATGCGGCGCATATTTGCGCGCTTCCGGCGGGGCGCCGAGCCGGCGCATCAGGCGCTCCTGCTCCGCCTGCATCTCGAGAAGCGCCGGCGTCGACCTCACGCGCGCGACGATGGCGCGCGGCCTGCCGCCCCCAAAGGAATCGAGCTGGTCGATCGTCACCTCCAGCTCCGGCCGACGCACGAAGGAAAGCGCATTGGCGGCGTCGCGGGCGAAGGCGTCGTCGACGTCGCCGATGAAGCGCACGGTGATGTGATAATTTTCGACGTCGATCCAGCGGGCGCCCGAGACGCCGCCGCGCAGCCGCGCGAGGCTCTCCGCGACATGGGGAGGAACTTCAAGGGCCGTAAAAAGTCTTGGCATGTGTTCCTCCTCGCCGTTGGAGCGCGCCTATTTGGCGCGCGATTCTCTCGCCGCGCCCGAGGGCGCGAGCGCTCTTTCCGCATAGGGGGCAATGTTTTCGACGATCTTGCGCACGCCCGCGGGATTGGGATGCAGGCCGTCTCCGAGCAGGAGAGCGGGGTCGCCCCACACGCCTTCCATGAAGAACGGAACCATCGTCACTCCGTATTTCGTGGCGAGGTCGGGATAGATCGAATCGAATTCCTGCCGATAAGCTTGCCCCCAATTGTTGCTGGAGACCATGGCCGTCAGTATGACATTCACGCCTTTCGACCGGAAAATCTCGAGCATCTTCTCCAAATTGGCGCGGACCTCCGCCGGGGGCAGGCCCTGCAGCATATCATTCGCCCCGAGCTCGAGAATCGCCAGATCGACGGGTCCGTCGGACAGCACATAGTCGAGCCTCGCGAGGCCCATCGCCGTCGTGTCGCCGGAGACGCCCGCATTGACGACCTTGACGCTGAAGCCGTTGGCCGCCAACCGTTTGCCCAGTTGGACGGGCAGCGTATCCTCCGCGGAAAGCCCCGGCCCCGCCGTCAAACTGTCTCCGAACGCGATGATGCGTTTTTCCGCCGCCTCGGCCCCGGCCCCCAGGGACGCCAAAATGAGGGCGCAGGCGGCGATTTGGAGCCGGCCCCGGAACAGGCGATAAGTCGTCACAAGCGTCTGTATGGGCGCGCCAATCAAGGAAAGCTTCTCCGTGCCACCGGTCATTGAACTCGCCGACGTGGATCTTACCCTGGGCGACGGCGCCGCGCGGGTCCATGTTCTCAAGGGCGTCAGCCTCAGCATAGACCATGGCCAGACGGTTGGTCTCCTGGGGCCGTCGGGTTCCGGGAAATCGACCTTGCTCATGACCCTCGCCGGCCTCGAGCGCCCCGATTCCGGCTCGGTCAGGATAGACGGCCGTGACATGGGCGCGCTCTCGGAAGACGCGCTGGCGCGGTTCCGTGGTGAGAAAATAGGCGTGGTCTTCCAGTCTTTCCAGCTCATCCCAACCATGACGGCGCTGGAGAACGTCGCCGTGCCGCTGGAGCTCGCCAGAAAGCCGGACGCTTTCGCCATCGCTGAGGCCGAACTTGCGGCCGTAGGCCTCTCCGACCGGCTTGCGCATTATCCCGCGCAGCTTTCGGGCGGCGAGCAGCAGCGCGTGGCGCTGGCCCGCGCGCTCGCGCCCGATCCGCTGATCCTCGCAGCCGACGAGCCGACGGGCAATCTCGACTCGGAGACCGGCGCGGCGGTCATCGACCTCATCTTCGCCCAGCAGAAGCGCCGGGGCGCGACGCTGGTGCTCGTGACCCATGATCCCGGCCTCGCGGCGCGCTGCGGGCGGCGCGTCCGGCTGCGCTCCGGGCGCATCGAGGCGGATGAGGCGTGATGCGGGCGTTTCGTTTCAACGCGCTTCCCTTCGGCCTGCGCTTCGCCCTGCGCGATCTCCTCGGAGACCCGCGCGGCTTCGCCATCTTCATCGCCTGTATCGTCATCGGCGTCGCGGCGATCTCCGGGGTCTCGGGCCTCTCCCGCTCGCTCGAACAGGGCCTCGCCCGCGAGGGCCGAACGATCCTCGGCGGCGACGCTTCCTTCAGCCTCGTCGCCCGGGAATTGAGCCCGGAGCAGCGCGCCTTCTTCGCTGCGCGCGGGCGCCTCTCCGAAATCGCCCTGATGCGCGCCATGGCCCGGCGTGACGACGGCGAGGCGGCGATGGTCGAAATCAAGGCCGTCGATCCTGCGACCTACCCCGCCTTCGGCGCCGTCGCCCTCGATCCCGCCCTTCCCCTCCCCGAGGCGCTCGCGGAAAAGGATGGGGCCTTCGGAATCGCGGTCGATCCGATCCTGCTGGCGCGGCTCGATATCAAGCTCGGCGACCCGCTGATGATCGGCGCGGCGCGCGTCACGCCGCGGGTCAAACTCGAAAGCGAACCCGACAAGCTCGCCGGCGGGGTCGGCTTCGGCCCGCGCGTGATGATGAGCCGCGCGGCGCTTGCCGCCACCGGCCTCGTGACGCCGGGCTCGGTGGTGCGCCATGTGGCGCGCGTGACGCTCAACGGCAATGTCAGCGACGAGGCCGTAAAAGCCTTCGCCCAATCCGCCGACGCAGCCTTCCCGCAAGCGGGCTGGGAGGCGCGCCGGCGCGACGCCGTCTCTCCGCAGTTCTCGCGCAATCTGGAGCGCTTCACGCAATTGCTGACCCTCGTGGCGCTGACGGCGCTTGTCGCCGGCGGCGCCGGCGTCGCCAACGCCGTGCAAGGCTTCGTCGAGCGCAAGCGCATGCAGTTCGCGATATTGAAGGCGCTGGGGGCGACGGGCTCGCGCGTCTTCGCCATTGCGCTGGCTCAGGTCATGGCGGCGGCGGCGTTTGCGATCCTTCTCGGGCTCGCGGTCGGCGCCCTCATCCCGTGGGCGGCGTCGGAAGCGCTGCGGCAGGCGGCGGACCTCCCCGTTTCGGCGGCGCTCGACGCGCGCGGCGCCTTCTACGGCGCCCTCTACGGCCTGCTCGTGACACTGATCTTCGCCCTCCCCCCGCTTGGCCGGGCGCATGAAATTCCCGTCGCCGCCTTGCTGCGCGACGATCCGCGCGCCGCGCGACTCTGGCGCTACCGGGCGGGGGCCGCTCTCGCCGCGATCGCGCTCGGCGCGCTGGTGATGCTCTCCTCCTCCGACTTGAAGCTCGGCGCCTATTATGTCGCCACGTCGGTCGCCGCCTTTGCCCTGCTGCGCGGCGCGGCCTGGATCACCATGCGCGTCGCCCGCGCCCTGCCCCGCCCGCGCGACGCCAGACTGCGGCTGGCGCTCGCCAATATCTGGCGGCCGAAGAGCCTCACGCCCGCGCTCGTCGTCTCCATCGGCCTGACGCAAACGCTGCTGATCGCGCTCGCTCTGGTCGAGGGCGCCATCCATAACGAGCTGGAGCGCGCCGACGCGGGCGAAATTCCGAACTTCTTCTTTATCGACGCGCCGAAGACGCAGGCGCGAGCCTTCAACGATTTTCTTGCCGAGCAGGTCCCCGGCGCGAAGATCGAGCATGTGCCGATGATGCGCGGCCGCATTGTGGAGGTTAAAGGCGTCCCGGTCGAACGGATCACCGTGGTCGACGACGTCAAATGGGCGCTCGAAGGCGACCGCGGCGTCACCTTCTCGGCCACGGTGCCAGCCAATTCCCAGCTCGTTGCGGGCGAATGGTGGGCGGCGGATTATGATGGGCCGCCGCTCGTTTCTCTGGAGCAGCGCATCGCCGAAGGGCTCGGCCTGTCGCTCGGCGACGAGATCAAGGTGAATGTTCTGGGCCGCGAGACCGTCGCGCGGGTCGCGAGCCTGCGCAAGGTCGACTGGCGCAGCTATGGCATCAACTTCGTGATGGTGTTCTCGCCCAACACTTTCGCCAAGGCCCCCTACATGGAGCTTTTCACCATCGCCTATGGCGCGCCGACTGTCGCCGCGCGGGACGCGACAGACGCCAAACTGGCGCGTGAGGCCGCAAAGCGTTTTCCCATGATCGTCTCGGTCCGCGTGAAGGAGGCGCTGGCCGCTGTCGACAAGATCGCCGGACAGTTGGCGCTCGCCGCTCGCGCGGCGGCAGGCCTGGCCATCGTCACCGCCGTCCTGGCGCTCGCCAGCGCCGTCGCGAGCGGCCAGCGCGCCAGGCTACATGACGCCGTCGTGCTGAAGACATTGGGCGCGACGCGAAGGTGGCTGGCCACTGCTTACGGACTGGAGTTCGGGGTCGTCGGCCTGGTCGCCTCGCTCATCGCCCTCGCCGCCGGCACGGGCGCCGCCTACGCCATGGTGACGCTGCTGATGAAGATCGACTTCGCCTTTTCCGTCACCGCGGCGTTGGCGACGACGGCGGCGACGCTCGCCGTCACCATCGGACTTGGCCTTGCGGGAACGTGGCGCGTGCTGTCGCGCCGGCCGGGCCCCGAATTGCGCGAGCTGTGAGGCTCAGGCCTCCAGTCCAAAAATAGAGAAGTCCAGCTTGCCTTCGACGACGTCTCCGTCGACCGAAAGCACCCGGTAGACGATGTGATAGTCGCCCGGCATCAGCGAGGGCGTTGGCAAAGTGAGCTCCCTGGAGGGCTCCTTCTGCGTCTTCTCCGCGATGACCGCGCCCTTGTTGTCCTTGAGCTTTACGGTGGAGTAGAGCGCGTCGGCCTTGCCGGAGAAGACCAACCGGATCGTGTGCAACGGCTTGAGCACCTGTTGCTTGTTGGCGGGATAAGAGTCGACGAGGACGGCATGGGCCGAGACGGGAACGGCGAGCGCCGTCAGGGCGAGCGCGGCAAGGGCGCCCGTCAGAACGGATTTCATCTTGCTTTCTCCTCGCATCCCCGGCGCGAGAAGGCGGGGCGCGTTTTTCGCAGTTGAAACGTCCCGGCGTCGCGGGCTGTTCGCCGCATGGTGTTATTTTTCAGGAACGCCGACCCGGCTGCGGCCGCGCCCTGCTCTTGCCCATTGGCAAGGTTTCGGAGTAGAAGCGCGTCTCGCGCCGCCGGCCGAAAGGCCGTTTCGGCGCTTTTTGGCTTGCCCGCGCGTCTGCGCAGACGGGCCGCCCCTGACCGGAATGTGACCTCGTGCCCGACAAGAGCGTGTTTACGCCGCAGAATATCGGCATTTCCGTCCTCGGCGGCGTCGCCGCGGCGGCGATTGGCGCCGTTGTCGCGCGGGGCGGCTTTGGCGGGCTGCTGTTTGCCCATCTCGCGCCGCTGCCGCTCGTCATCGTGGCGCTCGGCTTTGGGATCGTGCACGGGGCGACCTCGGCGCTGGTCGCGACCGTCGTTCTCTCGGTCGCGCTGCACCCTGTCGTCGGCATGGGCTACGCCCTGCTCGTCGCCGCGCCGGCCTGGCTTGGGGCCTATGCCGCCTCCGGCGCGCCGCGCGGCGGCCGCGATCTCGTCACCCGCAATGTCGCGAGTTGGTCGTGCCTCGCCGCCGCCAGCGTGCTGGCGACGGCCGTTATTCTATGGCTGGTTGTCGCGACGCTGAGTTTCGGCTCGCTCGACGAGGCCTTAAACCCCATTCGCGCCCGCGCCTTCCTGCTGCTCGACGCCATGTTGCGCGAGAAGGAACTGCCCGAGAGCGCCAATCCGACGGAACTCTCCGGCGTCGTCGCCCGCTCCGTCCCGGCCTTTCTCGCGGGCTACGGCCTGCTGATCCATGTCGCCAATCTCTGGCTCGGCGGGACCATTGCGCGGGCCTCCAGCCTGCTCACCCGTCCCTGGCCGGACATCGCCATGGATTTCCGCCTGCCCCGCGCCGTCACCGGCCTCTTCGCCTCGGGCGTCGTCCTGTCCCTGTTCAGCGGGCCTTCGGCCGCCATCGGGCTGGTGCTGGCCGCGACCATGGGCATGCTGCTGATGCTGCAAGGGCTCGCGGTCGTGCATGTGCTGCTGCGCGGCTCCAAGTCGAGCGCGCTCGTGCTCTCGATCATCTATTTCATGCTCGGCCTTCTCGGTTGGCCGATCGTGCCCCTCGCCGTGCTCGGCGGCGCCGACACCGTCTTCAACTATCGCGACCGCAAGTCGGCCGCGGCGCCCGGTCAGCCGCAAAAAACGGCGGAGTCGGATTGACTTTGACCGCATTTTCCTGACAAAGGCGCCAACTCTCGGAGAAACGAAAATGGAAGTTATTCTGCTCGAACGCGTGGCCAAGCTCGGCCAGATGGGCGACACGGTCAAGGTGCGCGACGGCTACGCCCGCAATTTCCTCCTCGCCCGCGGCAAGGCGCTGCGCGCGACCGAATCGAACAAGAAGCATTTCGACAGCCAGCGCGCTCAGATCGAGGCGCGCAATCTCGAGGCGAAGACCGAGGCTTCCGCCGTCGCCGAGAAGCTCGAGGGGCAGATCTTCATCATTATCCGTCAGGCGGGCGAGAGCGGCCAGCTCTATGGCTCGGTCTCGACGCGCGACATTGCCGAGGCCGCGACGGCCGGCGGCTTCTCGATCAATCGCAACCAGATCGTCCTCACCCATCCGATCAAAACGCTTGGCCTCCATAATGTGCCGGTGCATCTGCACGCCGAGGTGGACGTGAAGATCGTGATCAACGTCGCCCGTTCGGAAGAAGAGGCCGAGCGTCAGGCCCGCGGCGAGTCGGTTTTCGCCCGCGAAGAGACGTCGATGGACGACCTCGGCCTCGAGGTCGGCGCCGCGCTCGCCGAGGCTGGCGACGTCGAGATGTAATCAGTCGACCGCAAGGGTCATCTCAAAAAGCCTCCCACGGTCCTGCCGTGGGAGGCTTTTTCTTTGCTGGGGCATGATGCGCGCCCAAAAACGCCGCTGGCCGAGCGCCAATAGGCCGCGTACGCTACGCGAATGATTCGCCGCACAGGCAAGCGCTTTTCGTTGCGCCGAGCAAAATCCATGGCGTGGCTGTGGATATGACTCGCAACATCGACGCGCGAAACGCGCGGGTAAGAGTCAAGGCTGGCGCGGGGAGCAACCGCGTGCGAATGTCGTCATGCATCCGGATGGCTTCCGCGTCGCGTCTGAAGGCCCCGGCGTTTCATTCAAAGTCGACGAGAACAAATGCCCCCAGTCGAACAATTGGCGGGTGCGCGCCTCTATCCGGTCGCGCAGCCCGAGCCGCCGGCCTATCGCGCGCCTCCGCATAATCTCGAGGCTGAACAAGCGCTGCTCGGCGCGATTCTCGTCAACAATGACGCCTTCGACCGCGTCTCCGACTTCCTGCGTCCAGAGCATTTTTCGGAAGAGCTGCATCGCCGTATCTTCGAAACGACGGCGCAGCTCATTCGCGCCGGCAAGCTCGCGACCGTCGTGACCTTGAAAACATTTCTGGCCGACATCGAGCTGCCCGCCGGCGTAACGATCCAGGCCTATCTCGCGCGCCTCGCCGCCGAGGCGACGACCATCATCAACGCCGAAGACTACGGGCGAATCGTCCACGACCTCGCCGTGCGACGCGATCTCATCAACATCGGCGAGGAAATCGTCAACACGGCCTTTGACTCGCCCGTCGACGCCAGCCCCCGCGCGCAAATCGAGGAGGCCGAGCGCAAGCTTTATTCGATCGCCGAGACAGGCCGCTATGAGGGCGGCTTCCAGCGGTTTTCTGACGCGCTGGCGATCGCGATCGACATGGCCTCGAGCGCCTATATGCGCGATGGCCATCTCTCCGGCATTTCGACGGGGCTCATCGATCTCGACGAGAAGATGGGCGGCCTGCAGAAATCCGACCTGATCATCGTCGCCGGCCGCCCCGGCATGGGCAAGACGGCGCTCGCGACGAACATCGCCTTCAACATCGCCAAGGCCTATCAGTACGACGTCGAGCCCGACGGCTCGCATAAGACAATCAACGGCGGCATCGTCGGCTTCTTCTCTCTCGAAATGTCCGCCGAACAATTGGCCACGCGCGTCATCGCCGAGCAGTCCGGCGTGCCGAGCTACAAGATCCGCCGCGGCGATCTCAACCAGGACGATTTTGAGCGCATCGTCGCGGCCTCGCGCGAGATGCAGAGCATCCCCTTCTATATCGACCAGAGCGGCGGCATCTCCATCGCGCAGCTCGTCGCGCGCGCGCGTCGCCTGAAGCGGCAGAAAGGCCTCGATCTTCTCGTCGTCGACTATCTGCAATTGCTGGCGGGCTCGAAGTCGCGAAACGACAATCGCGTGCAGGAGCTGACCGAAATCACGACCGGCCTGAAGGCGCTGGCGAAAGAACTGAATGTGCCGGTGATCGCGCTCTCGCAGCTTTCCCGCCAAGTCGAAGCGCGCGACGACAAGCGCCCGCAGCTCTCCGATCTGCGTGAATCTGGCTCGATCGAGCAGGACGCCGACGTGGTGCTCTTCGTCTATCGCGAAGAATATTATCTGAAGAACAAGGAGCCGCGCGAAGGCACGGAAGAGCACATCAACTGGATGGCCGAGATGGAGCGCGCGCATGGCCGCGCCGAGGCCATTATCGGCAAGCAGCGCCACGGCCCGACGGGAACCGTGCCGCTCGCCTTCGAAGCTGAAGTCACGCGCTTCTCCAATCTCGCCGACGAAGAGAAATTGCCCCCGCGGCTATAACGCCGACGGCGCTTGTCGACAAAGCTGCGAGGCACATCGCCCTTCGAGACGCGCGCGCTCCTCACGAACCTAAGCAATAACTGGAACCCCCTCATGCTGAGGAGCCGCCGAAGGTGGCGTCTCGAAGCATGAGGAGCCGCCGAAGGTGGCGTCTCGAAGCATGAGGAGCCGCCGAAGGCGGCGTCTCGAAGCATGAGGAGCCGCCGAAGGCGGCGTCTCGAGGCATGAGAAGCCCCGCCACATTGTCTGCGGCGGGGCCAATGTTCGGCCAGGTAGAGCGCGTCTTCGCCGATCAGCGGACGGCGACCGTCCACGCCTGCTTCGAGCGGTCGAAGCGGAAGCCGGGCGCCGTGCGGAGCTGATCCTTGCTCGCGTTCATGCTCAGCCACCACCTGTTTTCACGCTGCGTCGTTGACACAGCGTCGAAGGGAACCGCGACGTCCTTCTCCCCCATGCCGAGGAAGCCGCCGACGGACACGATCACCGCCTGGACCTTGCCCTCGCGATCGAGCAGCATGTCCTTCACTTCGCCGATCTTGTTATCGTTCGGATCATAGACGTTCTGGTCGTACCAGTTGGAGACGGCCGTCGCGTGCTGCGGCAAGGTCGTCATCATCTGCGCCGTCGCGCCCGTCTGCGCGCCTTCGCGGGCGCCCATCGTGCCGCTCCTGCCCATCGTGCCGCCGGTTCCGCGCTCCGTGCCCATCGTCCCGGTCCCGCGCTCGGCGCCGGTTCCCATCGTCGAGCCCGGCGATCCGCCGGTCGTTCCGCTCTGCTGCGCATAGACAACGCCTGCGCCTGCCGTGGCCAGCGTAGCCGCGAACATAATCGCCTTGATCATGTCTGTTACTCCGTCGTCGCCAGCGCGATTGACGGGCGCATGTAAGCCATGCGCCCGTTCGAAGAAACCGCGCCTTTAGACTAAGCGTGCACGTGATATTCACGCGCCCTAACAACAGACGGGCTCCGGCGTTGTTCCTAGCGTGACGGGGAGCGGCCCCTACTTTGGCAACACCGCCCAGTAGTCGAGATCGAGCAGCACGGCCGCATCCGGCTTGCCGTCGGGCCCGTTGAGCGGGAACGCCGCGCAAGGCTTGTCCTTTGTCGCCACCAGGCGGAGACGCAGCGCGCCGATGTCGCTGCGGCCAGGGATCTCCGCCTTATCCAGCACTTCGCTCCAGGCGAAGATGGTGCCGCCCGCAAACAGCGGATTGACGTGCTTGCCGCCGTTCACCGCCGAAATATGGAAGACATTCTCCAGCCCGTTGAAGGACAGCGCGCGCGCCATGGAAATCACATGGCCGCCGTAAATGATGCGTTTTCCGAAACGGCCTTGGGATTCATAGTACTGGTTGAAGTGCACCTTCGAATTGTTCTGATAGAGGCGCGTCGCCAGCATGTGCTCCGCCTCTTCGACGGTCATGCCGTCGATATGGTCAATCATCTCGCCTTTCTCGTAGTCGCCCCAGAAGAAAGGCGAGCCGGCGAGCGCCTTGTCATAGGCCGCGACCTTGATCGGCGGCACGGCTTGTCCCAACTGGGACGGATCGACCGCCTTGGGCAGGTCGGGCACGACCGTCGGGCCGACAGGAGTGTCCTTGTCGCGCTTCTTCACCATCACCCAGCGCGCATAGGAGAGCACGGTCTCGCCGCGCTGATTCTTCCCCGTCGTGCGGACGTAGACGACGCCCGTCTCCTTGTTGGAGTTCTCCTTCAGGCCGATGACCTCGGAGACGGCGTCGAGCGTATCGCCCGGATAGACCGGCGCCAGGAATTTGAAGTCGGCGTAGCCGAGATTGGCGAGCGCATTCAGCGAGACGTCGGGCACGGTCTTGCCGAGCACGAGATGAAAGACGAGCATGTCGTCGATCGGCGCATCCCTATAGCCGATCGCCTCGGCGAAAGCCTTGGAGGATTGCACGGCGAAGCGCGGCAGATAGAGCGCAGTGTAGAGCGCGACTTCGCCGACGGTGACGGTGCGCGGAGCTGCGTGGCGCAGAATCTGCCCGAGCCTGAAGTCCTCGAAAAAATTGCCGACGTTGATCTTCGACTTGCTCATCTCTTTCGCTCTTTAGCCTTTTGTGGGCGCCAGCCGGGCCAGCGCGTCGAGGTAAGGCGCGGGGTCGCCCGCGACGAAAAGCTTCTTCACACGGCTCGTCTCGCCGGAGCGAATCGTCACCGCCTTTTTTGGAGCCGAGAGCGCTTTGGCGACCAGCTCGATCAGCGCCGTATTGGCGCGGCCGTCCTCCGGCGCGGCGCGCACCCGCGCCTTGAGCACGGACCTGCCGTCGGCGAGGGTCTCGACGCCCTCGATCGCGTCCCGCCCGCCCTTGGGCGTCAGACGCAGCCAGAGCGTGACGC
Proteins encoded in this window:
- a CDS encoding ABC transporter ATP-binding protein produces the protein MPPVIELADVDLTLGDGAARVHVLKGVSLSIDHGQTVGLLGPSGSGKSTLLMTLAGLERPDSGSVRIDGRDMGALSEDALARFRGEKIGVVFQSFQLIPTMTALENVAVPLELARKPDAFAIAEAELAAVGLSDRLAHYPAQLSGGEQQRVALARALAPDPLILAADEPTGNLDSETGAAVIDLIFAQQKRRGATLVLVTHDPGLAARCGRRVRLRSGRIEADEA
- a CDS encoding DUF2232 domain-containing protein, yielding MPDKSVFTPQNIGISVLGGVAAAAIGAVVARGGFGGLLFAHLAPLPLVIVALGFGIVHGATSALVATVVLSVALHPVVGMGYALLVAAPAWLGAYAASGAPRGGRDLVTRNVASWSCLAAASVLATAVILWLVVATLSFGSLDEALNPIRARAFLLLDAMLREKELPESANPTELSGVVARSVPAFLAGYGLLIHVANLWLGGTIARASSLLTRPWPDIAMDFRLPRAVTGLFASGVVLSLFSGPSAAIGLVLAATMGMLLMLQGLAVVHVLLRGSKSSALVLSIIYFMLGLLGWPIVPLAVLGGADTVFNYRDRKSAAAPGQPQKTAESD
- the rplI gene encoding 50S ribosomal protein L9, which codes for MEVILLERVAKLGQMGDTVKVRDGYARNFLLARGKALRATESNKKHFDSQRAQIEARNLEAKTEASAVAEKLEGQIFIIIRQAGESGQLYGSVSTRDIAEAATAGGFSINRNQIVLTHPIKTLGLHNVPVHLHAEVDVKIVINVARSEEEAERQARGESVFAREETSMDDLGLEVGAALAEAGDVEM
- a CDS encoding replicative DNA helicase, which codes for MPPVEQLAGARLYPVAQPEPPAYRAPPHNLEAEQALLGAILVNNDAFDRVSDFLRPEHFSEELHRRIFETTAQLIRAGKLATVVTLKTFLADIELPAGVTIQAYLARLAAEATTIINAEDYGRIVHDLAVRRDLINIGEEIVNTAFDSPVDASPRAQIEEAERKLYSIAETGRYEGGFQRFSDALAIAIDMASSAYMRDGHLSGISTGLIDLDEKMGGLQKSDLIIVAGRPGMGKTALATNIAFNIAKAYQYDVEPDGSHKTINGGIVGFFSLEMSAEQLATRVIAEQSGVPSYKIRRGDLNQDDFERIVAASREMQSIPFYIDQSGGISIAQLVARARRLKRQKGLDLLVVDYLQLLAGSKSRNDNRVQELTEITTGLKALAKELNVPVIALSQLSRQVEARDDKRPQLSDLRESGSIEQDADVVLFVYREEYYLKNKEPREGTEEHINWMAEMERAHGRAEAIIGKQRHGPTGTVPLAFEAEVTRFSNLADEEKLPPRL
- a CDS encoding copper resistance CopC family protein gives rise to the protein MKSVLTGALAALALTALAVPVSAHAVLVDSYPANKQQVLKPLHTIRLVFSGKADALYSTVKLKDNKGAVIAEKTQKEPSRELTLPTPSLMPGDYHIVYRVLSVDGDVVEGKLDFSIFGLEA
- a CDS encoding FtsX-like permease family protein, with amino-acid sequence MRAFRFNALPFGLRFALRDLLGDPRGFAIFIACIVIGVAAISGVSGLSRSLEQGLAREGRTILGGDASFSLVARELSPEQRAFFAARGRLSEIALMRAMARRDDGEAAMVEIKAVDPATYPAFGAVALDPALPLPEALAEKDGAFGIAVDPILLARLDIKLGDPLMIGAARVTPRVKLESEPDKLAGGVGFGPRVMMSRAALAATGLVTPGSVVRHVARVTLNGNVSDEAVKAFAQSADAAFPQAGWEARRRDAVSPQFSRNLERFTQLLTLVALTALVAGGAGVANAVQGFVERKRMQFAILKALGATGSRVFAIALAQVMAAAAFAILLGLAVGALIPWAASEALRQAADLPVSAALDARGAFYGALYGLLVTLIFALPPLGRAHEIPVAALLRDDPRAARLWRYRAGAALAAIALGALVMLSSSDLKLGAYYVATSVAAFALLRGAAWITMRVARALPRPRDARLRLALANIWRPKSLTPALVVSIGLTQTLLIALALVEGAIHNELERADAGEIPNFFFIDAPKTQARAFNDFLAEQVPGAKIEHVPMMRGRIVEVKGVPVERITVVDDVKWALEGDRGVTFSATVPANSQLVAGEWWAADYDGPPLVSLEQRIAEGLGLSLGDEIKVNVLGRETVARVASLRKVDWRSYGINFVMVFSPNTFAKAPYMELFTIAYGAPTVAARDATDAKLAREAAKRFPMIVSVRVKEALAAVDKIAGQLALAARAAAGLAIVTAVLALASAVASGQRARLHDAVVLKTLGATRRWLATAYGLEFGVVGLVASLIALAAGTGAAYAMVTLLMKIDFAFSVTAALATTAATLAVTIGLGLAGTWRVLSRRPGPELREL
- a CDS encoding PRC-barrel domain-containing protein, which translates into the protein MIKAIMFAATLATAGAGVVYAQQSGTTGGSPGSTMGTGAERGTGTMGTERGTGGTMGRSGTMGAREGAQTGATAQMMTTLPQHATAVSNWYDQNVYDPNDNKIGEVKDMLLDREGKVQAVIVSVGGFLGMGEKDVAVPFDAVSTTQRENRWWLSMNASKDQLRTAPGFRFDRSKQAWTVAVR
- a CDS encoding DUF167 family protein, translated to MAEPEPPWTAEACGVTLWLRLTPKGGRDAIEGVETLADGRSVLKARVRAAPEDGRANTALIELVAKALSAPKKAVTIRSGETSRVKKLFVAGDPAPYLDALARLAPTKG
- a CDS encoding arylesterase, with amino-acid sequence MTGGTEKLSLIGAPIQTLVTTYRLFRGRLQIAACALILASLGAGAEAAEKRIIAFGDSLTAGPGLSAEDTLPVQLGKRLAANGFSVKVVNAGVSGDTTAMGLARLDYVLSDGPVDLAILELGANDMLQGLPPAEVRANLEKMLEIFRSKGVNVILTAMVSSNNWGQAYRQEFDSIYPDLATKYGVTMVPFFMEGVWGDPALLLGDGLHPNPAGVRKIVENIAPYAERALAPSGAARESRAK
- a CDS encoding MaoC family dehydratase; the protein is MSKSKINVGNFFEDFRLGQILRHAAPRTVTVGEVALYTALYLPRFAVQSSKAFAEAIGYRDAPIDDMLVFHLVLGKTVPDVSLNALANLGYADFKFLAPVYPGDTLDAVSEVIGLKENSNKETGVVYVRTTGKNQRGETVLSYARWVMVKKRDKDTPVGPTVVPDLPKAVDPSQLGQAVPPIKVAAYDKALAGSPFFWGDYEKGEMIDHIDGMTVEEAEHMLATRLYQNNSKVHFNQYYESQGRFGKRIIYGGHVISMARALSFNGLENVFHISAVNGGKHVNPLFAGGTIFAWSEVLDKAEIPGRSDIGALRLRLVATKDKPCAAFPLNGPDGKPDAAVLLDLDYWAVLPK
- the thpR gene encoding RNA 2',3'-cyclic phosphodiesterase; protein product: MPRLFTALEVPPHVAESLARLRGGVSGARWIDVENYHITVRFIGDVDDAFARDAANALSFVRRPELEVTIDQLDSFGGGRPRAIVARVRSTPALLEMQAEQERLMRRLGAPPEARKYAPHVTLARLRGSNSASVAAYLGARGYFPPLKFTAERFVLYSSRDSVGGGPYIVEAEYPLLPAPAALNGVVGL